A genomic region of Caenorhabditis elegans chromosome V contains the following coding sequences:
- the egl-8 gene encoding 1-phosphatidylinositol 4,5-bisphosphate phosphodiesterase beta egl-8 (Confirmed by transcript evidence), translating to MAKEFQFNWKPTIIPELLHGSVFDRYDDESTCLELNAQVRIDENGFFLRWLIEGKDAVVLDMGQIWEARTGGLPKDGRIMFELEQRGASETIAERTIWITHGQDLVNVQSFFLVAESVELAKTCRAGINDILKSSRIRHVCPTTQLMKYHTWLTMNVNERRKIPIKLIIKTFSSGKPEKMVQKCLNDLGLGGDKYTPARVINRSMGKKFRNFYKCSRGRKRKEREELDVDILTFEKFQRLYNKICPRTEVQELFVKLSGQKEYLTKERLINFLNEEQRDPRLNEILFPFFDSQRIVALLKKHENDIKYQEDGKMSGDGFLRFLMSDENPPVFLDRIEMFMDMDQPLCHYYINSSHNTYLTGRQYGGKSSSEIYRQVLLSGCRCIELDCWDGTGENKGEPIITHGKAMCTDVFFKDVLVQIRDTAFARSDFPVVLSFENHCSKSNQLKMAKYCMDIFGDMLLSKPFEDAPLDPGVSLPSPNRLRKKILIKNKRLKTDIERHQLDQFLREGKLDEEDELNETPEVVGEDSVSPRSGGSGGTGAPEEVDDDTSDDDDDPSVQTSLNVMRTIPTVNTTSNNGSNRSARSSLDTPSPSGGSLMVPDRATSTATSIKNAVLARSPNFSSLRQKLSFKRRQSPLAGDQRAHPEVEQPVSSSSPATPSISGPPPCATSSGSTSSITITTTGCSTSSSGPSKHILGGEMPAKENDEAHPELKQNFIAKNLKGFGFSKKQPVLTKEEEERIFAEYHYTGATTNIHPLLSSLVNYTHPVKFSGFDVAEANNLHFHMSSFSESTGLGYLKQSAPEFVNYNKRQSSRIYPKGARVDSSNFLPQIFWNAGCQMVSLNFQTPDVYMQLNMGKFEYNGGSGYLLKPDFLRRPDRTFDPFSESPVDGVIAAHCSVRVISGQFLSDRKIGTYVEVEMYGLPTDTIRKEHKTKVIPGNGLNPVYNEDPFVFRKVVLPELAVLRFAVYDENGKQLGQRILPLDGLQAGYRHISLRSDTNQSFILSPVLFVQIVIKTYVPDELSGLVDALADPRAFLSEQKKRQEALAHMGVDDSDIPDVPNTRNMALRHVKQPPRQNGSSADLLANNGQTGSARGDQTSSMASSTIRSPNEQPQPVAVDKFKVDPIEVDDLRRDKAFAKLLKRFQKELDDLRKKHQKQRDSIQKQQPARRRNSSIAWIQTNVDKLITNNRRSTKKEKGSRRSLTASVSSGCGSASGTVTVSVCSPSGASCSGYSTGGPSTPVACNSDGTGSPATIGSPVPQDLVNNDRVRSLVNTQTGEWSAMVRRHDEEEFELKKVQLKEQFDLLRKLMSEAQKNQMLALKLRLEAEGKDLKQTQTKKSMEDAKVIQLDKGIKTKAERDRRVKELNEKNLKMFVEERKRLAMKAQKHEEQLTKRHLDQLEQLDKDFHKALDAEVGNYKEEQLAAQPTSVV from the exons ATGGCAAAGGAGTTCCAGTTCAATTGGAAGCCCACTATTATCCCTGAACTTCTTCATGGATCGGTTTTCGATCGATATGATGAT GAAAGTACGTGTCTGGAACTAAATGCTCAAGTTCGAATTGACGAGAACGGTTTCTTTCTCCGGTGGCTGATCGAAGGAAAAGATGCTGTCGTACTCGATATGGGCCAAATATGGGAAGCTCGCACGGGCGGCCTACCCAAAGACGGCCGAATTATGTTCGAATTGGAGCAGCGCGGAGCCAGCGAAACGATAGCTGAACGCACGATATGGATCACGCATGGCCAGGATTTAGTCAATGTTCAGTCGTTTTTTCTTGTCGCCGAAAGTGTCGAGTTGGCAAAAACGTGTAGAGCGGGCATTAATGATATTCTAAAGTCGTCCAGAATACGACACGTGTGTCCAACTACCCAATTGATGAAATA CCATACATGGCTCACCATGAATGTCAACGAACGACGAAAAATCCCGATCAAGTTGataatcaaaacattttcgtctggaaaacctgaaaaaatggttcaaaagtgTCTAAATGACTTGGGTCTTGGAGGCGATAAG TACACGCCGGCACGGGTCATCAATCGATCGATGGGCAAGAAGTTTCGGAATTTCTACAAGTGCAGTCGGGGACGAAAACGAAAG GAGCGCGAAGAACTTGACGTCGACATCCTcacctttgaaaaattccagaggCTCTATAACAAGATTTGTCCGAGAACCGAAGTTCAAGAGCTGTTTGttaaatt ATCCGGACAGAAAGAGTACCTAACCAAAGAGCGActcatcaattttctgaatgaaGAACAACGTGATCCACGACTCAACGAGATCCTcttcccattttttgattctcaGCGTATCGTTGCGCTTCtcaaaaaacacgaaaacgaCATAAAATATCAAGAAGATGGAAAAATGTCCGGTGACGGGTTTCTCCGATTCCTGATGTCAGACGAGAACCCGCCAGTGTTTCTAGACCGAATTGAAATGTTTATGGATATGGATCAACCGCTGTGTCACTACTACATCAATAGTTCCCATAACACGTATCTTACCGGACGGCAGTATGGTGGAAAATCGTCTTCTGAGATTTATCGACAAGTTTTGCTCAGCGGATGTAGGTGTATTGAGCTTGATTGTTGGGATGGTACTGGTGAAAATAAAGGAGAACCCATTATCACTCACGGAAAGGCCATGTGCACAGACGTGTTCTTCAAG gaCGTCCTGGTACAAATTCGAGACACCGCATTTGCCCGGTCGGATTTTCCAGTGGTCCTTTCCTTCGAAAACCATTGCTCAAAATCAAATCAGCTGAAAATGGCCAAATATTGTATGGACATTTTTGGAGATATGCTGCTGTCCAAACCGTTTGAAGATGCGCCT CTTGACCCCGGAGTCTCCCTACCTTCTCCAAACCGCCTGCGAAAGAAGATCCTTATCAAAAATAAGCGATTAAAAACCGACATCGAACGTCACCAACTTGACCAATTTCTGCGGGAAGGCAAACTGGACGAGGAGGACGAGCTGAATGAGACGCCCGAAGTTGTCGGAGAGGACTCCGTATCACCtc GAAGCGGCGGGAGCGGTGGCACCGGAGCCCCGGAAGAAGTGGATGATGACACGTCCGACGACGACGATGACCCGTCGGTTCAGACATCGCTGAACGTGATGCGCACCATCCCGACCGTGAACACCACATCGAACAACGGATCGAATCGATCGGCAAGAAGTTCACTGGACACCCCATCCCCATCCGGTGGGAGCCTGATGGTTCCAGATAGGGCAACATCGACAGCGACGTCGATCAAGAACGCCGTGCTCGCGAGGTCTCCGAACTTCTCCTCGTTGAGACAAAAGTTGTCGTTCAAGCGGAGACAATCACCACTAG CAGGCGATCAGCGTGCTCATCCGGAAGTCGAGCAACCCGTGAGCTCATCCTCTCCAGCCACACCGTCCATCAGCGGACCCCCGCCGTGTGCCACGTCATCAGGTTCAACGTCATCAATCACTATTACCACAACGGGATGCTCCACGTCATCGTCGGGACCCTCAAAACATATTCTAGGGG gtgAAATGCCCGCCAAGGAAAACGACGAAGCACATCCGGAGCTAAAGCAGAATTTcattgctaaaaatttgaaaggattcgggttttcgaaaaaacaa ccggtACTgacaaaagaagaagaggagcGGATTTTCGCCGAGTATCATTATACCGGGGCAACTACGAATATACATCCGTTACTCTCTTCACTGGTCAATTATACACATCCTGTCAAGTTTTCTGGATTTGACGTTGCGGAAG ccaacaACCTGCACTTCCACATGTCCTCATTTTCTGAGTCAACCGGTCTCGGCTACCTAAAACAATCGGCGCCGGAATTTGTGAACTACAACAAACGACAATCGAGTAGAATTTATCCGAAAGGAGCCAGAGTtgattcttccaattttttgccgCAAATTTTCTGGAACGCCGGATGTCAAATGGTGTCGCTCAACTTTCAAACTCCCGATGTCTACATGCAATTGAACATGGGAAAATTCGAGTACAACGGTGGCTCGGGGTATCTGCTAAAACCAGATTTCCTCCGAAGACCCGACAGAACATTCGACCCATTTTCCGAGAGCCCGGTGGACGGAGTGATTGCAGCACATTGTAGTGTTCGTGTCATCTCGGGTCAATTCCTATCGGATCGCAAAATCGGGACATACGTTGAGGTGGAAATGTACGGACTACCTACTGACACTATTCGTAAGGAGCACAAGACGAAGGTAATACCCGGGAACGGACTGAATCCAGTTTACAACGAGGATCCGTTTGTCTTCCGAAAAGTTGTGCTCCCCGAGCTCGCCGTGCTCCGGTTCGCCGTCTACGATGAGAACGGCAAGCAGCTGGGTCAGCGGATTCTTCCGCTGGATGGGCTTCAGGCAGGATATCGGCATATTTCGCTGAGGTCTGACACGAATCAGAGCTTCATTCTGTCACCTGTGCTCTTTGTGCAAATTGTGATCAAGACTTATGTGCCGGATGAGCTCAGTG GCCTCGTCGATGCTCTCGCCGACCCACGAGCATTCCTCTCGGAGCAGAAAAAAAGGCAGGAAGCCCTGGCTCACATGGGTGTTGACGATAGTGATATTCCTGATGTGCCCAACACCAGGAATATGGCTCTCCGACACGTGAAACAACCTCCAAGGCAGAACGGATCGTCAGCTGATCTGCTGGCAAACAACGGCCAAACTGGGTCGGCTAGGGGTGATCAGACCAGCTCGATGGCTTCAAGTACTATTCGGTCACCCAACGAACAACCGCAGCCAGTGGCTGTGGATAAATTTAAG gttgaCCCAATCGAAGTTGACGATTTACGACGAGACAAAGCTTTTGCAAAATTGCTCAAGAGATTTCAAAAAGAGTTGGATGATCTCAGGAAGAAACATCAGAAGCAGAGGGATAGCATTCAAAAACAGCAG CCGGCTCGCCGCCGTAATTCGTCCATAGCGTGGATC CAAACCAACGTCGACAAGCTCATCACAAATAACCGACGTTccacgaaaaaagaaaaaggctCAAGGAGATCCCTGACGGCTTCAGTATCATCTGGATGTGGAAGTGCATCTGGAACTGTGACTGTCAGTGTTTGCAGTCCTTCTGGCGCGAGTTGCAGTGGGTACTCCACTGGGGGTCCTTCGACACCGGTGGCATGTAACTCTGATGGTACCGGGTCTCCAGCGACTATTGGAAGTCCAGTGCCACAAGATTTGGTCAATAATGATAGG GTCCGATCTCTCGTGAACACTCAAACCGGAGAATGGTCCGCTATGGTCCGTAGACATGACGAGGAAGagtttgagctgaaaaaagtACAGCTCAAAGAGCAATTCGATCTGCTAAG aaaactcaTGAGTGAAGCTCAAAAGAACCAAATGTTGGCTCTGAAGCTCCGGTTAGAAGCCGAAGGGAAAGATCTAAAGCAGACGCAGACGAAAAAAAGCATGGAAGATGCGAAAGTTATTCAATTG gacaAAGGTATTAAGACCAAGGCAGAACGTGATCGTCGTGTCAAGGAACTCAACGAGAAGaacctgaaaatgtttgtGGAGGAGAGGAAGAGATTAGCCatgaa agccCAAAAGCACGAAGAGCAACTCACAAAACGACATCTCGACCAGCTCGAGCAACTAGACAAGGATTTCCATAAGGCCTTGGATGCGGAGGTCGGCAACTACAAAGAAGAGCAACTGGCTGCTCAACCGACTTCTGTCGTTTGA
- the egl-8 gene encoding 1-phosphatidylinositol 4,5-bisphosphate phosphodiesterase (Confirmed by transcript evidence) — MAKEFQFNWKPTIIPELLHGSVFDRYDDESTCLELNAQVRIDENGFFLRWLIEGKDAVVLDMGQIWEARTGGLPKDGRIMFELEQRGASETIAERTIWITHGQDLVNVQSFFLVAESVELAKTCRAGINDILKSSRIRHVCPTTQLMKYHTWLTMNVNERRKIPIKLIIKTFSSGKPEKMVQKCLNDLGLGGDKYTPARVINRSMGKKFRNFYKCSRGRKRKEREELDVDILTFEKFQRLYNKICPRTEVQELFVKLSGQKEYLTKERLINFLNEEQRDPRLNEILFPFFDSQRIVALLKKHENDIKYQEDGKMSGDGFLRFLMSDENPPVFLDRIEMFMDMDQPLCHYYINSSHNTYLTGRQYGGKSSSEIYRQVLLSGCRCIELDCWDGTGENKGEPIITHGKAMCTDVFFKDVLVQIRDTAFARSDFPVVLSFENHCSKSNQLKMAKYCMDIFGDMLLSKPFEDAPLDPGVSLPSPNRLRKKILIKNKRLKTDIERHQLDQFLREGKLDEEDELNETPEVVGEDSVSPREMPAKENDEAHPELKQNFIAKNLKGFGFSKKQPVLTKEEEERIFAEYHYTGATTNIHPLLSSLVNYTHPVKFSGFDVAEANNLHFHMSSFSESTGLGYLKQSAPEFVNYNKRQSSRIYPKGARVDSSNFLPQIFWNAGCQMVSLNFQTPDVYMQLNMGKFEYNGGSGYLLKPDFLRRPDRTFDPFSESPVDGVIAAHCSVRVISGQFLSDRKIGTYVEVEMYGLPTDTIRKEHKTKVIPGNGLNPVYNEDPFVFRKVVLPELAVLRFAVYDENGKQLGQRILPLDGLQAGYRHISLRSDTNQSFILSPVLFVQIVIKTYVPDELSGLVDALADPRAFLSEQKKRQEALAHMGVDDSDIPDVPNTRNMALRHVKQPPRQNGSSADLLANNGQTGSARGDQTSSMASSTIRSPNEQPQPVAVDKFKVDPIEVDDLRRDKAFAKLLKRFQKELDDLRKKHQKQRDSIQKQQPARRRNSSIAWIQTNVDKLITNNRRSTKKEKGSRRSLTASVSSGCGSASGTVTVSVCSPSGASCSGYSTGGPSTPVACNSDGTGSPATIGSPVPQDLVNNDRVRSLVNTQTGEWSAMVRRHDEEEFELKKVQLKEQFDLLRKLMSEAQKNQMLALKLRLEAEGKDLKQTQTKKSMEDAKVIQLDKGIKTKAERDRRVKELNEKNLKMFVEERKRLAMKAQKHEEQLTKRHLDQLEQLDKDFHKALDAEVGNYKEEQLAAQPTSVV, encoded by the exons ATGGCAAAGGAGTTCCAGTTCAATTGGAAGCCCACTATTATCCCTGAACTTCTTCATGGATCGGTTTTCGATCGATATGATGAT GAAAGTACGTGTCTGGAACTAAATGCTCAAGTTCGAATTGACGAGAACGGTTTCTTTCTCCGGTGGCTGATCGAAGGAAAAGATGCTGTCGTACTCGATATGGGCCAAATATGGGAAGCTCGCACGGGCGGCCTACCCAAAGACGGCCGAATTATGTTCGAATTGGAGCAGCGCGGAGCCAGCGAAACGATAGCTGAACGCACGATATGGATCACGCATGGCCAGGATTTAGTCAATGTTCAGTCGTTTTTTCTTGTCGCCGAAAGTGTCGAGTTGGCAAAAACGTGTAGAGCGGGCATTAATGATATTCTAAAGTCGTCCAGAATACGACACGTGTGTCCAACTACCCAATTGATGAAATA CCATACATGGCTCACCATGAATGTCAACGAACGACGAAAAATCCCGATCAAGTTGataatcaaaacattttcgtctggaaaacctgaaaaaatggttcaaaagtgTCTAAATGACTTGGGTCTTGGAGGCGATAAG TACACGCCGGCACGGGTCATCAATCGATCGATGGGCAAGAAGTTTCGGAATTTCTACAAGTGCAGTCGGGGACGAAAACGAAAG GAGCGCGAAGAACTTGACGTCGACATCCTcacctttgaaaaattccagaggCTCTATAACAAGATTTGTCCGAGAACCGAAGTTCAAGAGCTGTTTGttaaatt ATCCGGACAGAAAGAGTACCTAACCAAAGAGCGActcatcaattttctgaatgaaGAACAACGTGATCCACGACTCAACGAGATCCTcttcccattttttgattctcaGCGTATCGTTGCGCTTCtcaaaaaacacgaaaacgaCATAAAATATCAAGAAGATGGAAAAATGTCCGGTGACGGGTTTCTCCGATTCCTGATGTCAGACGAGAACCCGCCAGTGTTTCTAGACCGAATTGAAATGTTTATGGATATGGATCAACCGCTGTGTCACTACTACATCAATAGTTCCCATAACACGTATCTTACCGGACGGCAGTATGGTGGAAAATCGTCTTCTGAGATTTATCGACAAGTTTTGCTCAGCGGATGTAGGTGTATTGAGCTTGATTGTTGGGATGGTACTGGTGAAAATAAAGGAGAACCCATTATCACTCACGGAAAGGCCATGTGCACAGACGTGTTCTTCAAG gaCGTCCTGGTACAAATTCGAGACACCGCATTTGCCCGGTCGGATTTTCCAGTGGTCCTTTCCTTCGAAAACCATTGCTCAAAATCAAATCAGCTGAAAATGGCCAAATATTGTATGGACATTTTTGGAGATATGCTGCTGTCCAAACCGTTTGAAGATGCGCCT CTTGACCCCGGAGTCTCCCTACCTTCTCCAAACCGCCTGCGAAAGAAGATCCTTATCAAAAATAAGCGATTAAAAACCGACATCGAACGTCACCAACTTGACCAATTTCTGCGGGAAGGCAAACTGGACGAGGAGGACGAGCTGAATGAGACGCCCGAAGTTGTCGGAGAGGACTCCGTATCACCtc gtgAAATGCCCGCCAAGGAAAACGACGAAGCACATCCGGAGCTAAAGCAGAATTTcattgctaaaaatttgaaaggattcgggttttcgaaaaaacaa ccggtACTgacaaaagaagaagaggagcGGATTTTCGCCGAGTATCATTATACCGGGGCAACTACGAATATACATCCGTTACTCTCTTCACTGGTCAATTATACACATCCTGTCAAGTTTTCTGGATTTGACGTTGCGGAAG ccaacaACCTGCACTTCCACATGTCCTCATTTTCTGAGTCAACCGGTCTCGGCTACCTAAAACAATCGGCGCCGGAATTTGTGAACTACAACAAACGACAATCGAGTAGAATTTATCCGAAAGGAGCCAGAGTtgattcttccaattttttgccgCAAATTTTCTGGAACGCCGGATGTCAAATGGTGTCGCTCAACTTTCAAACTCCCGATGTCTACATGCAATTGAACATGGGAAAATTCGAGTACAACGGTGGCTCGGGGTATCTGCTAAAACCAGATTTCCTCCGAAGACCCGACAGAACATTCGACCCATTTTCCGAGAGCCCGGTGGACGGAGTGATTGCAGCACATTGTAGTGTTCGTGTCATCTCGGGTCAATTCCTATCGGATCGCAAAATCGGGACATACGTTGAGGTGGAAATGTACGGACTACCTACTGACACTATTCGTAAGGAGCACAAGACGAAGGTAATACCCGGGAACGGACTGAATCCAGTTTACAACGAGGATCCGTTTGTCTTCCGAAAAGTTGTGCTCCCCGAGCTCGCCGTGCTCCGGTTCGCCGTCTACGATGAGAACGGCAAGCAGCTGGGTCAGCGGATTCTTCCGCTGGATGGGCTTCAGGCAGGATATCGGCATATTTCGCTGAGGTCTGACACGAATCAGAGCTTCATTCTGTCACCTGTGCTCTTTGTGCAAATTGTGATCAAGACTTATGTGCCGGATGAGCTCAGTG GCCTCGTCGATGCTCTCGCCGACCCACGAGCATTCCTCTCGGAGCAGAAAAAAAGGCAGGAAGCCCTGGCTCACATGGGTGTTGACGATAGTGATATTCCTGATGTGCCCAACACCAGGAATATGGCTCTCCGACACGTGAAACAACCTCCAAGGCAGAACGGATCGTCAGCTGATCTGCTGGCAAACAACGGCCAAACTGGGTCGGCTAGGGGTGATCAGACCAGCTCGATGGCTTCAAGTACTATTCGGTCACCCAACGAACAACCGCAGCCAGTGGCTGTGGATAAATTTAAG gttgaCCCAATCGAAGTTGACGATTTACGACGAGACAAAGCTTTTGCAAAATTGCTCAAGAGATTTCAAAAAGAGTTGGATGATCTCAGGAAGAAACATCAGAAGCAGAGGGATAGCATTCAAAAACAGCAG CCGGCTCGCCGCCGTAATTCGTCCATAGCGTGGATC CAAACCAACGTCGACAAGCTCATCACAAATAACCGACGTTccacgaaaaaagaaaaaggctCAAGGAGATCCCTGACGGCTTCAGTATCATCTGGATGTGGAAGTGCATCTGGAACTGTGACTGTCAGTGTTTGCAGTCCTTCTGGCGCGAGTTGCAGTGGGTACTCCACTGGGGGTCCTTCGACACCGGTGGCATGTAACTCTGATGGTACCGGGTCTCCAGCGACTATTGGAAGTCCAGTGCCACAAGATTTGGTCAATAATGATAGG GTCCGATCTCTCGTGAACACTCAAACCGGAGAATGGTCCGCTATGGTCCGTAGACATGACGAGGAAGagtttgagctgaaaaaagtACAGCTCAAAGAGCAATTCGATCTGCTAAG aaaactcaTGAGTGAAGCTCAAAAGAACCAAATGTTGGCTCTGAAGCTCCGGTTAGAAGCCGAAGGGAAAGATCTAAAGCAGACGCAGACGAAAAAAAGCATGGAAGATGCGAAAGTTATTCAATTG gacaAAGGTATTAAGACCAAGGCAGAACGTGATCGTCGTGTCAAGGAACTCAACGAGAAGaacctgaaaatgtttgtGGAGGAGAGGAAGAGATTAGCCatgaa agccCAAAAGCACGAAGAGCAACTCACAAAACGACATCTCGACCAGCTCGAGCAACTAGACAAGGATTTCCATAAGGCCTTGGATGCGGAGGTCGGCAACTACAAAGAAGAGCAACTGGCTGCTCAACCGACTTCTGTCGTTTGA